In one Brassica oleracea var. oleracea cultivar TO1000 chromosome C9, BOL, whole genome shotgun sequence genomic region, the following are encoded:
- the LOC106313578 gene encoding protein translation factor SUI1 homolog 1-like, with the protein MSELDSQIPTAFDPFADANAEDSGAGTKEYIHIHVQQSNGRKSLTTVQGLKKEYIYSNILKDLKKEFCFNGTLVHDSELGQVHVFFTARYLITSRKSFVATAHWLQTQ; encoded by the exons ATGTCTGAACTTGATTCCCAGATCCCTACTGCCTTCG ACCCGTTTGCTGATGCGAATGCTGAGGACTCAGGTGCGGGAACAAAGGAGTACATCCACATCCATGTGCAGCAGAGCAATGGTAGGAAAAGCTTGACAACAGTCCAAGGGTTGAAGAAAGAGTATATTTACAGCAATATACTTAAGGACCTCAAGAAAGAGTTTTGTTTCAACGGTACATTGGTTCATGACTCTGAACTCGGACAGGTTCATGTTTTTTTTACAGCAAGATACTTAATTACCTCAAGAAAGAGTTTTGTTGCAACGGCACATTGGTTGCAAACACAATAA